Genomic segment of Agrobacterium larrymoorei:
GTGCTGTTCTTTACCTCTACCCTTGTGGGACCTTAACTTCAGCTAAGTCATAGTTTTTTTAGGTGAGAGGTAAACTCGACGCAACTGGCGCCAACAAAAAACGGAGCCATTTCAGGCTCCGTTTTCATTTTCATATCAGCGACTTAAAAGAACCTTCTAACAAGAAGATTCCGCCGCTTCATAATCAAATCAGCCGACGATTTCGGTTTCTGCGAACCAGTAGGCGATTTCCTGAACGGCGGTTTCAGGGGCGTCCGAGCCGTGAACGGAGTTTTCACCGATGGACAGTGCGAACTGCTTGCGGATGGTGCCTTCGTCAGCGTTGGCAGGGTTGGTGGCGCCCATGATTTCGCGGTTCTTGAGGATTGCGTTTTCGCCTTCCAGAACCTGAACGATGGTCGGGCCGGAGGTCATGCCTTCAACGAGTTCGCCGAAGAAAGGACGCTCTTTGTGAACTGCGTAGAAGCCTTCAGCTTCGCGCTTGCTCATCCAGACGCGCTTGGATGCGATGATACGCAGGCCGTTGTCTTCGAAAACCTTGGTGATGGCGCCAGTGAGGTTACGCTTGGTTGCGTCCGGCTTGATCATCGAGAAAGTGCGTTCAATCGCCATTGTGCGGTTCCTTGTCCTTAGAAAGAAAGTGGGCGGTGTTTACCCGCCCAAAGGCCCGAAAACAAGGGGGATGCGCTGATTTGACACTCAAGCGTTCATATTTCACGCCGCTGTCACACTGCGCCCCTTTGCGCCGTGCAGATCGAGGCAGCGCTCGAACCATTGCCGAACCGGATCCTCCGGCTTGAACAAATCCGCTTTCGAGGTGACGCGCGCCCATTGAAGCGCGCCGAAGACGATGTAATCGGCAAAGAGCGGCGCATCGCCACCGAGGAACGACTGATAGCCAAGCATCCGGCGGATCGGTTCGAGCTTTGCCGGAAATGCGGCAATCTCGTCCTCGCGGTTAGCGGCGATTTCTTCGATCGTCTTGCCGAAGAAGGCTTTGCGGCTGTCGCGAAAATAGGTCCTGTCGGCTTCATCCAGCATTTCGTGAATATCGAGAACGGCAATCTTGACGATGGCCGGATGAAGCTGGGTCTGCGACCAGCTTTCAACAAAGCGTGCGAGCGCCTTGCCGCCCTCTCCATTGAAGAGCGATGGCAGATCGGGATAGGCCTCATCGAGATAAAGCGCGATCTCGAAGCTGTCCTTCACCAGCTCATCTCCATCGCGCAGGATCGGCACCGTTTTGGAAAAGCCGTTTTCCACGCCGGGGATGGCAGTGAAAGCCAGCGGACGTTCCTCGAAATCCAGCCCCTTATGCGCCAGCGACAGCACCGCTTTCCAGCAATGGGGCGAAAACGGGCGGGCCTGATCGGTTCCGCAAAGGGAATAGAGAGTACGTGATGCCATGGCTCTGCCTTTCATCTTTCCAATACCGCCGCATCAAATCAGCAGCGCTGCAGATAATCAAATAACGAAATCTGATGTCGGCCATCACAATGGTTGTAGTGTTTCGATGCCGGTTGAATTTGCGGTCCGTCATTTATTCTATTTTAAAGCCGAGCGCGGATAACGGACCTAACCAACTCAATTGCGTGCAGGGGATATGGGGCGCATGGTGACGCAGACGAACCAGAAAAACCGGGATACAG
This window contains:
- the ndk gene encoding nucleoside-diphosphate kinase → MAIERTFSMIKPDATKRNLTGAITKVFEDNGLRIIASKRVWMSKREAEGFYAVHKERPFFGELVEGMTSGPTIVQVLEGENAILKNREIMGATNPANADEGTIRKQFALSIGENSVHGSDAPETAVQEIAYWFAETEIVG
- a CDS encoding glutathione S-transferase family protein, coding for MASRTLYSLCGTDQARPFSPHCWKAVLSLAHKGLDFEERPLAFTAIPGVENGFSKTVPILRDGDELVKDSFEIALYLDEAYPDLPSLFNGEGGKALARFVESWSQTQLHPAIVKIAVLDIHEMLDEADRTYFRDSRKAFFGKTIEEIAANREDEIAAFPAKLEPIRRMLGYQSFLGGDAPLFADYIVFGALQWARVTSKADLFKPEDPVRQWFERCLDLHGAKGRSVTAA